In the Pungitius pungitius chromosome 5, fPunPun2.1, whole genome shotgun sequence genome, one interval contains:
- the LOC119225155 gene encoding natterin-3-like, whose product MMMKLSVWLLLALPALHTESVLFLDPSLGEKVPNITANGSRNQSRPAPVKIETKPDRYSSVNLVQTNLEWQFFNHSVPKEAVSIYNQYVGRTDYVCQFWCNAGFYSPGVDPYCHYSHKGKEFNSFLWPFQILVNKDSFELLEWKDGSYGSVAPHSVKTCSNEVYVGKNEYGLGKVDVHDQAFYLPWEGSEYWYRYYQVLTINKDIYSENLSEVKYNTVGVKPIAYPPETMRKSAVTNYQCQTVKATATISKMNQVEHRWDTSYSITVGVKASITAGIPKIDSATIVFSEETTHEFTEGTTYIESTTHTVSVECEVPPNHSCGVSMMGYKYGAVIPFTARLNRTYNTGETKSMSISGTYEGVQLAEVRIVVDPCEPVPDPTPCP is encoded by the exons atgatg ATGAAGCTGTCAGTTTGGCTGCTGTTGGCCCTGCCGGCTCTGCACACTGAATCAG TCCTGTTCCTGGACCCGAGTCTGGGGGAAAAGGTTCCCAATATCACCGCTAACGGATCAAGAAATCAATCCCGTCCAGCTCCCGTGAAGATTGAGACCAAGCCGGACCGGTACTCATCCGTCAACCTCGTTCAAACCAATCTGGAATGGCAGTTCTTTAACCACTCCGTCCCCAAAGAAGCAGTTTCAATCTACAACCAATATGTTGGGCGGACCGACTATGTTTGCCAATTCTGGTGCAACGCCGGCTTCTACAGCCCCGGCGTCGATCCTTACTGCCACTACTCCCACAAAGGGAAAGAGTTCAACAGCTTTTTATGGCCATTTCAGATCCTCGTGAACAAAGACAGCTTTGAGTTGTTGGAATGGAAGGATGGCTCTTACGGTTCGGTGGCACCACATTCCGTCAAGACCTGCTCCAACGAAGTATATGTTGGGAAAAACGAGTATGGTCTCGGAAAGGTGGACGTTCATGATCAGGCTTTCTACCTTCCCTGGGAAGGTTCTGAGTATTGGTACAGGTACTACCAGGTCCTGACCATTAACAAGGATATATACAGTGAGAACTTGTCTGAGGTCAAGTATAACACCGTAGGGGTTAAACCCATTGCTTATCCTCCGGAGACCATGCGCAAGTCTGCTGTCACTAACTACCAGTGCCAGACGGTCAAAGCGACAGCAACAATCTCAAAGATGAACCAGGTGGAGCACAGGTGGGACACCAGCTATTCCATTACTGTTGGCGTCAAGGCTAGCATCACAGCTGGAATCCCCAAGATTGATTCCGCAACTATTGTGTTTAGCGAGGAGACAACGCACGAGTTCACCGAGGGGACGACTTATATCGAGTCGACCACCCACACTGTTTCTGTTGAGTGCGAAGTCCCACCAAACCACTCCTGTGGTGTCAGTATGATGGGATATAAGTACGGGGCAGTCATCCCTTTCACGGCACGCCTCAACCGCACCTACAACACTGGCGAAACAAAATCGATGTCCATCTCTGGGACCTACGAAGGTGTTCAACTGGCAGAAGTCCGGATTGTGGTGGATCCTTGTGAGCCGGTACCTGATCCCACGCCGTGTCCCTGA
- the LOC119224891 gene encoding natterin-3-like, translating to MLLDPSLMDRIPNITEDASTDQALPTTLNIEIKSRRDSSANFDQTALKWQPFEGYVPDGAVSIYNGYVGRTDYVCQYGCIPGFYSPGMDSTPSCHYSYNAKEYLGYSFFILVNENNFEILEWEEGSYGSVPQNSVSPCNSDVYVGKNKYGLGKLDVKNKAFFLPWKGSEYWYKDYQVLTFSRKINSEHISDVQYETDGIKPIEYPPQALEKSELTNKACQTVILTATLSKMIQVEERWDTSFSVTSSAKVTITAGIPVFGSGNIEVGVETTFQLAHGTTYTESTTHSVTVQHNVPPNHSCSISLVGNKFKADIPFTARLSRTYNNGETKWMSISGIYKGVQMAEVRATVDSCVPVPHPTLCP from the coding sequence ATGTTGTTGGACCCAAGTCTGATGGACAGGATTCCTAATATCACTGAGGATGCATCGACAGATCAAGCTCTTCCCACTACTTTAAATATTGAAATCAAGTCCCGCCGGGATTCATCAGCCAACTTTGATCAAACCGCCTTAAAATGGCAGCCCTTCGAAGGCTATGTCCCCGATGGAGCAGTGTCAATCTACAACGGCTATGTTGGACGCACCGACTATGTTTGTCAGTATGGTTGTATCCCTGGCTTCTACAGCCCAGGCATGGATTCAACTCCTTCCTGCCACTACTCCTATAACGCAAAAGAGTATCTTGGCTACTCGTTTTTCATCCTGGTGAATGAAAACAACTTTGAGATTTTGGAATGGGAGGAAGGCTCCTATGGCTCAGTTCCTCAGAACTCAGTCAGCCCCTGCAACTCTGACGTATATGTTGGAAAGAACAAGTATGGTCTTGGAAAGCTAGATGTTAAAAATAAGGCTTTCTTCCTTCCCTGGAAAGGTTCTGAGTATTGGTACAAGGACTATCAGGTTCTGACCTTTagcagaaaaataaacagcGAGCACATCTCAGATGTCCAGTATGAGACTGATGGGATCAAACCCATTGAGTATCCTCCACAGGCCTTGGAGAAGTCTGAATTAACCAACAAGGCCTGCCAGACAGTGATACTGACCGCTACCCTCTCAAAGATGATCCAAGTGGAGGAAAGGTGGGACACCAGCTTTTCTGTTACATCAAGCGCCAAGGTTACCATTACAGCTGGAATTCCCGTATTTGGATCAGGAAATATCGAGGTTGGCGTAGAGACAACCTTTCAACTTGCACATGGGACAACTTATACCGAGTCAACCACCCACAGTGTTACGGTTCAGCACAATGTCCCACCAAACCACTCCTGTAGTATCAGTTTGGTGGGGAATAAGTTTAAGGCAGACATCCCTTTCACTGCACGCCTCAGCCGCACCTACAACAATGGGGAGACCAAATGGATGTCCATTTCTGGGATCTACAAAGGTGTCCAAATGGCAGAAGTTCGGGCTACGGTGGATTCCTGTGTGCCGGTACCTCATCCCACGCTCTGTCCCTGA
- the LOC119224890 gene encoding natterin-3-like, with product MKLSVVLLPALLALTSASLQDIVNKSSQHRRASLLNPELEGKVPQPTGHQAAAGPWTPAELEQQQDLPSSFLFADNVNLEWLSWGGSVPNGAVAIYNGYTERTDYVCKYKCEAGFYNPSLGPYCRYPYGESEYLTSEFEILANKDNFEFLEWKEGSYGSVPQYSVRTCPGVGIYVGKNKYGLGKVVPQFEAFFLPWEGDEYWYKKYQVLTINRDAYSQHITDVKYAIDEVALFQYPPETMRISGVTNNECQTVVKTVTISKTTDVETTWNIGRSTMLGITGSISAKIPFIGSGGIELGAEKTLQFSRGTTVVESISHSVSVELSVPPNHSCRVRMEGRKMKADIPYTARLSRTYRNGETQWTSVSGKYDGIQIGEVRAVVDRCEPVADALPCA from the exons ATGAAGCTCTCCGTGGTGTTGCTGCCGGCCCTGCTGGCTCTGACCTCCGCCAGTCTGCAGGACATCGTGAACAAGAGCTCACAGCACAGAAGAG CCTCCCTCCTGAACCCCGAGCTGGAGGGTAAGGTGCCCCAACCGACGGGTCACCAGGCGGCAGCGGGTCCTTGGACTCCCGCcgagctggagcagcagcaggacctaccttcctccttcctgttcGCCGACAACGTCAACCTGGAGTGGCTGAGCTGGGGCGGCTCCGTGCCCAACGGCGCCGTCGCCATCTACAACGGCTACACCGAACGCACCGACTACGTCTGCAAGTACAAGTGCGAGGCCGGCTTCTACAACCCAAGCCTGGGCCCCTACTGCCGCTACCCCTACGGGGAGAGCGAGTACCTCACCTCCGAGTTCGAGATCCTGGCCAACAAAGACAACTTTGAGTTCCTGGAGTGGAAGGAGGGTTCGTACGGTTCAGTGCCGCAGTATTCAGTCAGGACCTGCCCGGGGGTCGGCATCTACGTCGGGAAGAACAAGTACGGCCTGGGGAAGGTCGTTCCTCAGTTCGAGGCCTTCTTCCTGCCTTGGGAGGGAGACGAGTATTGGTACAAGAAGTACCAGGTCCTGACCATCAACAGGGACGCCTACAGCCAGCACATCACCGACGTCAAGTACGCCATCGACGAGGTCGCCCTCTTCCAGTATCCTCCCGAGACCATGCGCATCTCCGGGGTCACCAACAACGAGTGCCAGACGGTGGTGAAGACGGTCACCATCTCAAAGACGACCGACGTGGAGACCACCTGGAACATAGGCCGATCCACCATGCTGGGCATCACCGGCAGCATCTCCGCCAAGATCCCCTTCATCGGCTCCGGGGGCATCGAGCTGGGCGCAGAGAAGACGCTGCAGTTCTCCAGGGGAACCACGGTGGTGGAGTCCATCAGCCACTCCGTGTCCGTGGAGCTCTCCGTCCCGCCGAACCACTCCTGCAGGGTCCGCATGGAGGGGCGCAAGATGAAAGCGGACATCCCGTACACGGCTCGCCTCAGCCGCACCTACCGCAACGGAGAGACCCAGTGGACGTCCGTCTCAGGGAAGTACGACGGGATCCAGATCGGAGAGGTCCGGGCCGTGGTGGACCGCTGCGAGCCGGTGGCCGACGCGCTGCCGTGCGCCTGA
- the LOC119224927 gene encoding protein FAM163B has translation MSAGTVVIAGGILATVILLTIVAVLCLCRLQYYCCKREESEKGEEGEPELDTMSPSRPLALSAPSTPPTPLRYFEEPDSYPPTFLTEANGPASCYSSTPPLPPRRCQRSHGFCPSCARCSLPFYLQHPERLCNGGRRISYRTVQQQDLELPMDLESLYQKLNLIRSVTMKEVVTQSVSTDV, from the exons ATGTCAGCCGGGACCGTGGTCATCGCAGGAGGAATTCTGGCTACAGTCATCTTACTGACCATCGTCGCTGTGCTGTGTTTATGTAGGCTGCAG TACTACTGCTGTAAGAGGGAGGAGTctgagaagggggaggagggggaaccAGAGCTGGACACCATGTCCCCGTCCCGGCCCCTGGCTCTGTCCGCTCCCTCGACACCTCCGACGCCGCTGCGCTACTTCGAGGAGCCGGACAGCTACCCGCCCACCTTCCTCACCGAGGCCAACGGGCCCGCCAGCTGCTACTCCTccacgccgccgctgccgcctcGCAGGTGCCAGCGCTCGCACGGCTTCTGCCCGTCCTGCGCCCGCTGCTCGCTGCCCTTCTACCTGCAGCACCCGGAGAGGCTGTGCAACGGCGGGCGCCGGATCAGCTACCGGACGGTCCAGCAGCAGGACCTGGAGCTCCCCATGGACCTGGAGAGCCTCTACCAGAAGCTCAACCTCATCCGCTCCGTCACCATGAAGGAGGTGGTCACCCAGAGCGTCAGCACCGACGTCTGA